One window of the Populus nigra chromosome 4, ddPopNigr1.1, whole genome shotgun sequence genome contains the following:
- the LOC133692716 gene encoding phenylcoumaran benzylic ether reductase Betv6-like, whose protein sequence is MADKSKILIIGGTGYIGKFIVEASAKAGHPTFALVRESTVSDPVKRELVEKFKNLGVTLIHGDVDGHDNLVKAIKQVDVVISAIGSMQIADQTKIIAAIKEAGNVKRFFPSEFGMDVDHVNAVEPAKTAFAMKAQIRRAIEAAGIPYTYVPSNFFAAYYLPTLAQFGLTAPPRDKITILGDGNAKLVFNKEDDIGTYTIKAVDDARTLNKTVLIKPPKNTYSFNELIDLWEKKIGKTLEKTFVPEEKLLKDIQESPIPINIVLSINHSALVNGDMTNFEIDPSWGLEASELYPDVKYTTVEEYLDQFV, encoded by the exons ATGGCTGATAAAAGCAAGATCTTGATCATTGGAGGTACTGGTTACATAGGAAAATTCATCGTGGAGGCAAGCGCCAAGGCCGGCCACCCCACTTTCGCCTTGGTTAGAGAGAGTACAGTCTCTGATCCTGTCAAACGAGAACTTGTCGAGAAATTCAAGAACTTAGGCGTCACTTTGATCCAT GGAGATGTCGACGGCCATGACAATTTGGTGAAGGCAATCAAGCAGGTGGATGTGGTGATATCAGCGATTGGGAGCATGCAAATAGCAGATCAAACCAAGATCATTGCCGCCATTAAAGAAGCTGGCAATGTCAAG AGATTCTTCCCTTCAGAATTTGGAATGGATGTGGATCATGTCAATGCTGTTGAGCCTGCAAAAACTGCATTTGCAATGAAGGCTCAGATTCGACGTGCCATCGAGGCTGCAGGGATTCCCTACACTTATGTGCCTTCCAACTTCTTTGCTGCATATTATCTCCCCACATTGGCACAGTTTGGACTTACTGCTCCTCCGAGAGACAAGATCACCATCCTCGGAGATGGCAATGCCAAGT TGGTTTTCAATAAGGAAGATGACATTGGAACCTACACCATCAAAGCTGTGGATGATGCAAGAACCTTGAACAAGACTGTCCTAATCAAGCCTCCTAAAAACACCTACTCATTCAATGAGCTTATTGATCTATGGGAGAAAAAGATTGGCAAAACCCTCGAAAAAACCTTTGTTCCTGAAGAGAAACTTCTGAAGGACATCCAAG AGTCTCCGATTCCGATTAATATTGTTCTGTCAATCAACCACTCAGCCCTCGTTAATGGTGACATGACCAACTTTGAGATTGACCCATCATGGGGGCTTGAGGCCTCTGAGCTATATCCAGATGTCAAATATACCACCGTGGAAGAGTACCTTGATCAGTTTGTCTGA
- the LOC133691712 gene encoding uncharacterized protein LOC133691712 — protein sequence MGSLMSGWDSPVPDRESVKYQRNRSQTKGDIDAYWKSKKKTEEDHLKVFSSPSNSNQDGMYGDGVKFQRPSSTADTEKFMDSEIEPSLEQLIKKNGWWASSIWAFLNETPELERSSNNYSTQFHIATSKSVSGASAV from the exons ATGGGATCTTTAATGTCTGGTTGGGACTCACCTGTACCTGATCGTGAATCAG TGAAATACCAAAGGAATAGGTCACAAACTAAAGGAGACATTGATGCTTACTGGAAATcgaagaagaaaacagaggagGATCATCTCAAAGTTTTCTCTAGTCCATCTAATAGCAACCAG GATGGCATGTACGGAGATGGAGTAAAGTTTCAGAGACCAAGCTCTACAGCCGATACAGAGAAGTTCATGGACTCGGAAATTGAACCAAGTCTGGAGCAACTCATCAAGAAAAATGGCTG GTGGGCTAGTAGCATCTGGGCATTTCTAAATGAAACACCAGAACTGGAACGTTCCTCCAACAATTACTCAACACAGTTTCACATCGCCACCTCAAAATCCGTCAGTGGAGCCAGTGCTGTGTGA